The Rickettsiales bacterium DNA window GGTGCAGACGGCGCTTCAACGACCAGCTCTGGCTCCACTTTGGGCAGCAGCGGATTAATCTTCGGAGGTTCGGTTTTCAGCTTTACTTGCACCGCCTTTTTAGGTTCGGGAGTCAAAGCAGGTGCGGCCACTGGTACTTTGGGCTTTTCGATTACGACCGGCTTTGGTGGTGTGGGTTTAAAAGAAGGGCGCGCTTTAGGCAGCGGGGTTTTCTTTGCTGGAACTTTCTTCTTCGGCGCTTCAGTTCTCTTCTTCGGTTTTGCGTTCGTCTTTTTGGCGGGAGGAGTTTTTTTCTTCACGGCTGCCTGAGTGCCGCCTTTTTGCAAACCAATAATATCAATGCCAGTATTTTTACCGCTGACGAAACTACGAATACGGTATTCTCGGTTTGTGGTGATCAGCAGGCTGCGCTTATCGTTCGATTGACTAATCGAAATCACATAAGGTTTTAGTTTCTTCAGCAAGGGTGCCGCTGATATCTCGACCGGCTTATCAAACCGCAGGCGAATCTGACGGCCTTTCACCGCATTGCGCAATTTAAGCGGCGCCGCATGCGTAAAACTCACACGCGCAAAGTCACGAATAACGGATGCACTGGCTTGCGGACGTACTTGCGCTGAAGCCGTCACAGCGAAGCCCATAACCCCTAACATCAGGATACAAGCCGTTACTGCGAGCCACCCATTATTTTTCTTATTCTTTGCGGCGCATTGCATTAGTTTCTGTTTAGTCTATCACATACGCACAAGCAAAGGAGAATTGACATGCGCTGGACAGATGTACTGGATATTGCGATTGAGTTGGAAGAAGCCCACCCACAAGCTGATAATATAAACCTACGTTTCACCGATTTACGCGACTGGGTTTTGGCGCTGGATGGCTTTGAAGGCGATGCCAATGGCTGCAGCGAAAAGATTCTCGAAGCCATTCAAATGGCATGGATTGAGGAAAGGGATTAACCATTACTTTCACGCTCCACACTGAAGAGGATACAAAGAGGCTCGCACAGGCCGTTGGCAGTATATTACGCCCGCACGACTGCCTTACCCTTAGCGGCACATTGGGTGCGGGGAAAACTACTTTCATGCGCCACCTCATTCACTCGCTTGGCTACACAGGCGCGGTGATTTCACCCACCTTTATGCTCGTGCAGGAATATCCTGTAACCTTGCCAAATGGCGGTAATGTGCCATTACACCACATGGATGCGTACCGAATCGAAGACACATCCGAATGCGAAGAGATTGGCATTACCGACATGCTGCAGAGCGGTATCCTTTGCCTAGAATGGCCAGAAATCTGCGCCGATTGGTTGCCAAAAGACGCATTAGCCCTTACACTGGAATTAACAGATAAACATCGTCAGGCACGGATCATTTCGCCGACACGCCAAGACGAGCTCGAAACGATAGAGAAAGCATTTCATGCCCGCTGATCGCAAACAAGCCGCTCAAGCATTCCTCCAAGCTAATGGCTGGGGCGAAGCAAAATGTGAGTTCCTTTCAGGCGATGCCTCATTTCGCAGCTATCAACGCGTGCATCTTGGCGATAAACGTGCGGTCCTCATGGATGCACCGCCGGAGAAAGAACCCCTCCCTCCCTTCATTCAGATGGCACACTATTTAACTGGGCACGGCTATAGCGCGCCGCATATTATTGCGCGCGATTTGGAGACAGGTTTCCTGCTGCTTGAAGATTTAGGCGACGACCTTTACAGCCACTGGCTTAAGGAAAAACCGGCACAGGAATCAAAGCTTTATTTGGAAGCGACCAATTTTCTGATTGACCTGCACAAGCGCCAAGAGGATGCACCTCAAATTCCTGAATATGATACTGAGCTACTGTTGCGCGAGGCTACTCTCTTTGTGGATTGGTATCTCGCCGCCATGCTTGGCGCAGAACGCGCGGCGGAACTTCGCCCCAGTTATTTGAAACTCTGGCAAGATTTATTCGAGCGGGCACCATGGTTGCCTAACGTGGTCGTACTACGCGATTACCATGCGGATAATTTACTCTGGATGCCAAAGCGCGCGGGTGTGGGTAAAGTCGG harbors:
- the tsaE gene encoding tRNA (adenosine(37)-N6)-threonylcarbamoyltransferase complex ATPase subunit type 1 TsaE, producing the protein MTFTLHTEEDTKRLAQAVGSILRPHDCLTLSGTLGAGKTTFMRHLIHSLGYTGAVISPTFMLVQEYPVTLPNGGNVPLHHMDAYRIEDTSECEEIGITDMLQSGILCLEWPEICADWLPKDALALTLELTDKHRQARIISPTRQDELETIEKAFHAR
- the iscX gene encoding Fe-S cluster assembly protein IscX; the encoded protein is MDMRWTDVLDIAIELEEAHPQADNINLRFTDLRDWVLALDGFEGDANGCSEKILEAIQMAWIEERD
- a CDS encoding phosphotransferase, with product MPADRKQAAQAFLQANGWGEAKCEFLSGDASFRSYQRVHLGDKRAVLMDAPPEKEPLPPFIQMAHYLTGHGYSAPHIIARDLETGFLLLEDLGDDLYSHWLKEKPAQESKLYLEATNFLIDLHKRQEDAPQIPEYDTELLLREATLFVDWYLAAMLGAERAAELRPSYLKLWQDLFERAPWLPNVVVLRDYHADNLLWMPKRAGVGKVGLLDFQDAVMGSPAYDLVSFIEDARRDVAPETAMTAINHYIQQMQWPSDSFMALYSLLGAQRNCKIIGIFTRLAMRDDKHDYLDLLPRVWKHLENDMEHPIIRPLRAWMDEVLPVSNLRGIPPLETKQKSGGQIG